From the Methanobacterium sp. CWC-01 genome, the window AAACACTCGAGACTGCTGATAGGATTAAAAGGCTTCAGGGTAAAGGGCAGGTTGAAAAACCCCTTGAATACTGGACTGAGAAGGAAGAAGAGAAGAAAAAACAGGAAGAAAGGGAATTACTTCTGCAGAGATATATCAGTTCCCCTAAACCCCAGGGTAAGGTAAATTCCATCTCCAGCAGCAGATGGAAAACAATACTGGCCATATTCCTGGTGGTGGCATTCTTCGTGGGAACTGGATTCGGTGTTCTCATCATGCAGTCCCCCTCTGAATCGTCTGGTGCTTCTATAGTGGCTAATGAAAGTGCTTTTCCAGTGGAAAATACCACTAACCTCACTGACACGACCACCAGCACCAACGTTAATAAGACGACCACTACTACTAAGAGCAGCAACACTACTGTCACACCCACCACCCCCACAACCCCTCCCACCAATTCGACTGGATAAGAACTGATTAATGTCTATGAAGATAATGGAAGAAAGGTGTTAGAATGCGGAGATATCTCCTTTTAATGTTTACACTACTGGCCGTGGTAATGGCATCGGGTTGCGTCACAGATCAGGATGATAACGCTACCAAAACTTTCAATCAAAACAATGTCTCCTTCCAGTACCCGGAAGATTGGGTGGTGGTTCAAACCACTTCCCCCAATGCAGTGGCAGCCGTTGCTGACCCGAATAGTGTAATTTCCAACACTAATTCTCCCACCACCCAGGTGGTGATCCAAAAACCGAATGTCACCACGGCGACAGACCTCCAGGAAGCCTATGATGAAAACTACGCCACCTTCTTCAACAATACTGGTAATCAGCGAGTTTCAGAAGCGAATATAACCACTGATAAATTAACTGCTGTGGAAAACATTTACACTTCTTCATCGTCGGGTATTGAAAAACAGTATCGTGCAGTATGGCTGGAGAAAAACAGCACCATCTACGTGATACTGTGCAGTTCCAAAAAATCAGATTTTGAAAGTCTGCAATCCAAGTTTGACATCATAATCAACAGTTTCCAGGCTCAGTAGCTGATAAAAGCCGGGGAATGCTTAAACAAACCGGGACATCTGCAGAAAACCTTAAAACCAAACTCCTTTTTTTTACCTTCTAATTTAATTTAGTCAATATAGAACCAGTATTTTTATTCTTAACCCGTGAATTTAAGTCTGGATATCATGTTTATGGTCAAGCAAAAAATTATATAGTAGGTTGTAGGGATAGTATATTAAGAGTAGATTGTCATCTTATACGCGGAGTGTTATCACTCGCCTAAAATCACGCTTTTATTTTAATCATCTATAAAAAAGGCTATACTGGGACTCTACGTCATGGTAGGGTCTTAAATCCAGGATATTTTAATGAAGACCTGGAAAGTAATTATAAAATCAATTCTAGGTGCCTGGTTTAAGATTCAAAGGCTACTTAGAACCTTAGTCACTTAAGTGAGGAGGAATTGAGAATGGTGTTGCCTGTGTGCGATGTCTGTCTAAAAAGCGAAATACTTTGTCAGGGCTGTGAGACTAAATTAAAAAGTGGGGAAATAACCCAACTCGACCTGGACATTGCTAAAATTCTTTTCAAACTGGGTGATGGTAAGGTTGGTTTTAAAAAGACCATCGAAATAGGTGACGTGGTTATAATCATCACCCAGAAAGATCAGGTTGGTAAGATTATAGGCAAGGGTGGAAAGATAGTTAGGGAGATATCTAAAACTGTGGGCAAGAAGATCAGGGTGGTAGGCGAAAATTCTGATTTAAAAACTGTGGCCCAGGATATTCTGGCACCAGCCCGGATCTCTGGTATAAATATTGTTTATGGCATGGACCAGAAGCAGAAAT encodes:
- a CDS encoding PsbP-related protein codes for the protein MRRYLLLMFTLLAVVMASGCVTDQDDNATKTFNQNNVSFQYPEDWVVVQTTSPNAVAAVADPNSVISNTNSPTTQVVIQKPNVTTATDLQEAYDENYATFFNNTGNQRVSEANITTDKLTAVENIYTSSSSGIEKQYRAVWLEKNSTIYVILCSSKKSDFESLQSKFDIIINSFQAQ
- a CDS encoding KH domain-containing protein, whose translation is MVLPVCDVCLKSEILCQGCETKLKSGEITQLDLDIAKILFKLGDGKVGFKKTIEIGDVVIIITQKDQVGKIIGKGGKIVREISKTVGKKIRVVGENSDLKTVAQDILAPARISGINIVYGMDQKQKYKIRVRKEDSRRLPAKIEVLNDIIKELTGEETLVVIDRNDY